The window CTTAGAttactttttcccctccctttcacagctcatcttttctttattcccaACGATtgcagaataataaaaattatcatCAAAAGTAAGCAGAGGAGTTTTTACAGAGCAGTACTttgaatttcatctttattaCAGAGCATGAGTCTGCCGTCCACATTTATGGAAGCTGGCCCAAAGCCTTCCCTTTTAAATGCATATCTCCCTGACTTCCACGTGAACCTTGTGCCTTTGTAAGCTAATGTGGTTTTAATTCCTACTGCAGAATGAATAGCAAAACACACTCACAATCAGAACATAAGAATTGAGAGTGCCCAACTGATACCGCTTCAACAACTGCAAGCAGCAGTTGCTAGAGCTAAAGgttgttttcctctgctccagggcagcagaggCTGGTGATGGCACTGATatgttatttctgtttgaaCTGTATTTTATGTAACAATTGCACGTGGTATCAAACTTGAAATGATGGTCACCGCAGCATTTTTTAGTTCCAGGTCTTTCTTTCCACTGCAGCTGTAATCCAGACTTCTCTATCGTTACAGGTCATCTTCTTAAAATCCCTGAAAGCTGAAGATGGATATTAAGCGTGTGAAGGACTCTATCTATTGGCTGTACTACCAGTACCTACTGATCACCTGCAGCTATGTGCTGGAGCCCTGGGAGCGGTCCATGTTCCACACCATCACCGTGACTGTTTTTGCTATGGTGGTGTACACGGCTTACGTCTTCGTCCCCATCCACGTCCGCCTGGCTTTTGAGTTCTTCTCCCAGATATTTGGAGGCCAGCCTGAAAGCACAGTTTCCATTGTGAACTGAACTTGCCTGAGTAGTGATTAGCACCTCTTGCAACTTGTGAAATGCAATGTCTTCTTcaattttgtgtatttattctGACACAGTTTTGCAGTtatgaaaataccattttctctTACAAAACATGGCTTGCTTAACAACCAtagctgaaaaccagaataATGCACTGACTACTGGCTGCACAGTCCCTGTTAAATGAAACACAGGCCAGCTTTTGCTGCATGATAATGCACACATCACCTGGAATGCCACGTTTATCTAACATTCAACTCGCTCCCACTTTCAGCACCCTAATTGAATCACAGTGGGATGTATGAAACAGCAAAGACTGTTTATGATGGCTGTGAGGAGGGGTACTACGCTCGTTATACACAAAGTAGTTCTGCCAACAGAGTGCAGTGGCAAACCATACCATGCCTTCTTTGACCCAGGTTAGAGAATATaagaagatgagaaaacagTATGATTTAAGTACTAACATCTGGCTGATTATTGACTTCTGGTTTTTAATGGATGGGAGAGGAAATTAGAAGAGAAATGAGTATGAACTTGAATCCAACTTCTTGCATCTAAGTTGCTGCATCTGAGTTTAGATGGTCTAAGATAGTAAAAAACCCATACTACAGGTAATCTTGCAGTTTACTGCAAAtgacagaaggaaacagaactgGCTCTGTTTCAGTGCACTCCTGCCGCCTCTGATAAAAACCGACacatcttttctctctgcttccatTCACCAAGGCAAGCAAAGTGCAGGTTTGCACCAGAGGAAGGTGATCCAGAAAACAGAGTGGACgtaatattttaataactgcAGGGACGTCTGCGTGCGTAAAGAGATCTCctttataaagaagaaattagatTTATTGTAATTGCCTGTGGGGAGTTTCTTGAACACAGgaaggtttgtttggttttcactCTACACCTAAATCAAATGTCAATGCCAAATCAGAAGTTATAGCTATACAGTGCATGTATCTAACAGCTGATGCTACTGTTAGTAGAAGTGAGAGATGCAAAATGTAAATAGCTTCCAAATGATGTCTGCACAGttacaggattaaaaaaaaaaatttcttaactTCTTTATCAAGCTGCAGAGGGGTCCTGCATGCTTAAAAGAACCTGTTTGGAAACGAAGACATGTTTTGAAGGTTGAACAGATCTGAACATGTGTATGcagttttttcagaaaaaaataaaattttattcttcagaaacAACATTTCAGTGCATGACTCagcttttcctgtattttctatttgttcATAAATATCCTGGATGTGTGTGGGCCAGGCTGACACCATGGCAGACAGATTAGTTGTTGCGAATGTTTTGGGGCAAGGTTTCATAGCCCCTGAAATGGATCCATGTGTGGAATGCCATGTTCATCCTCATTAGTGCTCCAGCCCGAGGCCTCTCCTctatctgggggggggggggaggaaaaaaaaaggaaaaaaaacccaccaccaaaaaaccagaaacttcATTGAAGATCCTGCTTCGCAGACCTGTTCACAAGGTCCTGAAGGCAACTCTCGGAGATGCGTAGGTCTCATGCTCATAAGGAGCCACGTTCGTCGTATCATAGTTGCTAGTCATGTTCAGGCTCTGGCTCACACCGGAGCCACTTGTTCATATTGCCAATACCAGCAGATCATAGATGTGCCTGAATTCTCCTGCGGACAACTACTGATGTGCTTCAAATTAAGGCAACAAATACCTGTGTGTGCTGATGGCACAACAATTGAGTGGTTCAGGCTCAAATGGGAGCCAAAGACTTAGCTGTCATACCAGTTTAATCACAGTTGTTAACCTGGAAATATGAGATACCAAGCTGTAATCATGCTTACGTAAACACTGGAGGAGACGAAAAATGTCAAGTATCTGTGAAAATTTCTATGAAAGCAGTCTAGAAAATTGAATAAAAGTAACAACCCAAATGTTGGaggtgaaaaaatgaaaatatttacctaGCAAGTTGGTGCTTGAACCAAAAATGCTTCCCAAtatcttattttcaaaagattcTACTTTTTAAGTAGATAATGTGATGATGTAAATGCCATGGCATCTTCTCATCAATCCTGTTTCCAATAAcatcatattttttaatttctcaaaaaGGTTATTTGTTCCCAATGGCATCAAACACAATTGACCCACTTTTAGGAGTACAAGGAAAACCACTTTCATATAGGTATGCAAAGGCTGGGTCTTATATCTCAAGGAGCACACACCCTGATGTAATGTTGCTATTTAAACTTTTAACTTAAAGCAATCAGAACAAGCAAACCGCTTTGTTCAGGAAGAGGGAATTTCCACCAACATCTCATGGTGGAATTCCTGTAAAGCACTTCTCTTCCTTATTATTCCTGTTATCTTTGTTTAGCTTTGCAGGAGGTGCTCGGAAGatggaggaaaacagcagcagtttctgtTTGGGAGGGTCCCTGCGGCCTTACTTAagtgaaaacactttttttgtgtgcattcttcagcttctttactaaaatgtaaaattttggGGCAAGAGGTAGTcatgaggaaggaaagagacagCTGAAAATAACCTCTCTCTGCTAAAAGACCTTTTGAGATTTTTCCAACTCTTTTCACTTCTCCTTTCTActagaaaagctgaaataactCTAGCTACTTAATATTCAAAATTAGTGGATTCCAGCAGgagatttcaaagcatttttggCACACAGCAGTGAACATTTTTTCCCTGGCTGAAACAGCGAGGAGGTAGGACACCACTTTTGACAGCTTGAGATCACACCACAGCTTAGGAAACTCTGCTCCAGTTTTGAAATCCTTTTCCCTGTAGATGAAGCCGTTCATACAGGCTGGAAAGAGGTTTTGCATCAGATTACATCCGCACACTAACGTGGAAGCACCGTTTGCTGTAATAGCAACAAGCCACAAGAAGAGGGTCACGTTTCGGAGAGCCACCAGTAACACCAGCAGACGGTTCGGTATGTACAGTGTGTAGGCAACGCCATTGTGAAGAGTATAGTGTCAGGCTCTTTATAAAACACCTGGGCAGGGCActcttttctcctgcttcatTGTTACCCCATGTTAAATGTAGTTAATCGCTCTATTATTACCCTCTGCTAATTGTAGTTCAGGCTGAACACAGCAGCTGGAAGTTTTTagaccaaaaaaagcaaatgaaaggacTATGTTAAGAGTAAATAGAACCAATAATCCAACAGtgataaatgaaacaaaagcagaaagggagATGAATCAGTTCCATTTGCATTCACCCTGAAAGTACAACTGCATCATTAAATGAAGCACTGAGAAATTTTTGGGCTCAGCTGGCCAGCACCATACTTcacttgtttaaaattaattttcttaatttcatttaatcaaAGCTAGCATTTATCCTGCCATAAAGGCTTCCTGGCCAATTTCATGCATCGCCTCCCAAAGCCATTACCGAAGGCAACTACACGTGCATGCATCCAGACCATGAACCTCCAGAAGCTTCTTCCTGAAGCCCCTCTAGGCAGCCTTTACCCAAGACTATTAAAAAAGACTTCCCAAGGACCTTTTCCTTAGCTGTGGTCTTGCATAGGAAACGTAGGGATCAGCATCGCCACCAGTGACCCTGCACATCTAGCAGGCTTATTTCTAAGCTATTTGGGTGCACTGCTTTTATCACGTGAACTAAAATGCAGAGCTTGAAATAGGGTAGCAGCAGTTTATAGCGCAGAGGGTCGTCAGTGAGATACAGACATCTCTGATGATCGGCTGCCAGCTAAACTCAGTTTATGCAAGCAGTGACTAAATGTAGTGCTAACTTATTTGAAGTGTGATATTCCCAGTCCTTTTCATACCTCCAGAGAGCCTCACAGTGGCTCCTGCCTGACTGCTTACTCAACAGAAGAACAAGAAAGCTCTAtttcctccttatttttttGATCTTTCTAGAAAAGACTGGCAAAACAGTCCAAGGCAGCTGGTGGGGAAGCGCTGCCATTGCCTATCCTACACATCTTCAGGGCAGTCACTCGTAGAGACAGGCCATCTTCATCTGACTTCATCTACATGGAATTCCCTGAAAAATGAGACCCCCTGTTTATGATGTTTTGAAATCTTAAGGATGTTCaagttctttttctgtattattgctgttatttgGCCATAATTTAAGATTCTTGCTTTGCATGaaaattcagtggaaaaagttgggttttttcacttaCAATGATTCGTACAGTTAAAGTTAAAAAGGTCCTAAAGTTTTTATCAAGTGAAAGATGtcattaacatattttaaataatcatttttaTAAAGGCCCTGTTTTAGATAAACCTTCCAAAACAGCAAACGGATATCATCAAACAATAGCATGCAAGAACTACAGTGTGTGAGAAATGTGCCTCCACAGAGATcagagaatcatggaatcccagtctggtttgggttggaagggacctcaaagtccatccagtgccacccctgccatgggcagggacaccctccactagcccaggttgcccaaagccccatccaacctggccttgaacacttccagggatggggcctccacaacctctctgggcaacctgttccagtgcctcaccaccctcactgggaagaatttcttcctaatatctgatttaaatctcccctccttcagcttaaggccattcccccttgtcctgtcactacatgcccttgtaaacagtccctctccagctttcaaacCTCTTGGAAACTTGCCTACAAATAATAATGGTACGTAAAGGGAAACCACTCTAATCTCCGTGGTAGGCAGTTTCTGCTGCACTACTGCAAAGGTCAGATGGTGTCCTGGTCGTCTTGTACAGGCAGAATTAGCCCTGCCCAGCACACACACAGCACATACCATGGAGGACTGTGAATACAGTATGTTGCATCTGTCTCCCTTCATCCCTTCACCTCTTACCAAAGCAATGCTCCATTTCTAGAGTTTCATTTACCTAATTACTGGgaagctaggaaaaaaacaaccaaatacCTATTTAAGCCATTGCAAAAGAAGTACAGCAGGGTGTAGTAACAATCAGCAGAACCATACGAACTGCAAATCACACGTGCAGCACCAGAACGCATTTGCTGAAATTTGGTCGATTCTTGCAGATGAATTACTGCACCCTGGGGCAGAGACAAGGACAACTGGCGGCGTGCCAAGCTgagcatttgaaaattaaaacagaaaaggctaattttcaaattaaatattactgaACTTGTAATAACTTTCTCATAATCACACAAAACTATCAATATTCAATGTTGGATCAAAAGCAGTGCTGCCCTCTCGCAGTGCGCGAGTTGGCCCCTACCCAagtcattttaattatttactcCTAAAATACCAAACCGCAGCTATATCAGCAAGTTACTGATATCCTACCACAAACTGCTTTTCGCATGGAGCCCATTTCTGTCTGGTAACTCCAGATATCTTCCTAGCCAAGATAAGATAAGAATTCGTTTATCTGGACTTCCTGTGTGCATCTAGGTATTGACAATAGCAGAATTTAGTGATAAACCATGACAAAGATAGCCACTCCTCTCCTTTCTGGAGTATTGGTTACCTTCTTCAGGGACAAGAAAGCATGTGGCGATGGGCTCGTAGAACAGCAGGAGACATCAGCTTCTTGTTTctccctgccccgcagccccgccggcAGCAGCAATTGCCAGTTCCCCACGGAGCTGCGGCTGCACCTTGGAAAGTGACTTTCACTGCTTTTGCCCCAGATGGGATGAAGGGTTGGCTGAGCTGTGAGCAACTGTTGTTTCACACCCCTCCTGCTTTGAAGAAGTTTCTACTGCAGACATTGATccccagaggaggaggaaaacagggCCCCAAGACCAGCATCTAGCACACTGCACAAAAAAGGATGCACCACTTTGTCCTACCATCCCGGTGAGGTTCCCACATCCTCTCCTACTAAACTTCCAAACCAGGTGGGTTCCTCATTACTTCCAGAAAGATACTGCAATGGTCTGTCAGATGAAGGGGATACAAAATCACGATTAAAAAGCAAATCTCTCTCTTCTGCCAGCTAAATTACATGGTGTTTCTTAGCTTGCACTATGCTCTCCATCTGCCTGGAGAATTTTCCTGCACA of the Grus americana isolate bGruAme1 chromosome 9, bGruAme1.mat, whole genome shotgun sequence genome contains:
- the SPTSSB gene encoding serine palmitoyltransferase small subunit B, with translation MDIKRVKDSIYWLYYQYLLITCSYVLEPWERSMFHTITVTVFAMVVYTAYVFVPIHVRLAFEFFSQIFGGQPESTVSIVN